The genomic window CTCGCTCGACGAGACGCAGACGCCCCGGACCACCCTGGAGGGCAACCTCACGGCTCTGGGGTACACGCCCTCTCTGCTGGGTGGGATACCAACGCCGGCCCCAGCACACGACCAGGGTGAGGCCGCAGACCACGGCCACACCCATGACGCCCCGAAGCCCGGTCAGCCCTGGTACGCCACCGCACAGGGCAAGCTCGTTGTCATGTCCGGCGCCCTGCTTGCCCTGGCATGGCTGCTGAGCTTCACCCTGCCCGAGTTCGCCACCTGGGGCTTCGTCGCCGCCACCCTGCTGGGTGTCTGGCCACTCGCCAAGAAGGCCGTCGCCAGCGCCCGCTTCGGAGACCCCTTCAGCATCAACACGTTGGTCAGCCTCGCGGCCATCGGTGCCGTCCTGATCGGTGAAGCGGCCGAGGGGGCCGTGGTCGTGTTCTTCTTCGCGGTCGGGGAACTCCTGGAAGGCATTGCCGCCGGACGGGCACGGGCAGGCATCCAGGCCCTCGCGGCCCTGGCCCCCAAGACGGCCCTGCTGGTCGAAGGCCCGGGAATCCGCGAGGTGCCCGCCGACGCCCTCCAGGTTGGGCAGAAGGTGCAGGTCAATCCTGGGGCTCGGGTGCCCGCGGACGGCACGATCCTAAGTGGGACGTCCAGTCTCGACGACAGCCCGGTCACCGGCGAGAGCGTGCCCGTCGTGAAAAGCCCTGGGAACACGGTCTACGCGGGAAGCATCAACACGGACGGCGTTCTCACCGTGCGGGTGGACAAAGCGGCCCATGACAACACCATCGCCCGCATCATCCACATGGTCGAAGAAGCGGAAGGCAGCAAGGCACCGACCGCGCGCTTCATCGACCGCTTCAGCCGCTTCTACACCCCTGGCGTGGTGGCCGTCTCGGCCCTGGTGACCCTCCTTCCCCCGCTGCTGTTCGGGGGGGAATGGCACGACTGGCTCTACAAGGGCATCAGCCTGCTGCTGATCGGGTGCCCCTGCGCGCTGGTGCTCAGCGTTCCCGCAGCCATCACCAGCGGCATCAGCGCGGGCGCGCGGCGCGGCCTGCTGATCAAGGGCGGCGCGGCGCTGGAGAGCATCGGTTCGGTCAAAACCGTCGCCTTCGACAAGACCGGGACGCTCACCGCTGGCAAGCCGCGTGTGACGGACGTGGTGAGCCGAACGCTCCACCAGAACG from Deinococcus terrestris includes these protein-coding regions:
- a CDS encoding heavy metal translocating P-type ATPase — encoded protein: MTSSDRSVPRSHLEYFVDGMDCASCVQKVERMIERLPGADDVKTSFSKQTLVLSLDETQTPRTTLEGNLTALGYTPSLLGGIPTPAPAHDQGEAADHGHTHDAPKPGQPWYATAQGKLVVMSGALLALAWLLSFTLPEFATWGFVAATLLGVWPLAKKAVASARFGDPFSINTLVSLAAIGAVLIGEAAEGAVVVFFFAVGELLEGIAAGRARAGIQALAALAPKTALLVEGPGIREVPADALQVGQKVQVNPGARVPADGTILSGTSSLDDSPVTGESVPVVKSPGNTVYAGSINTDGVLTVRVDKAAHDNTIARIIHMVEEAEGSKAPTARFIDRFSRFYTPGVVAVSALVTLLPPLLFGGEWHDWLYKGISLLLIGCPCALVLSVPAAITSGISAGARRGLLIKGGAALESIGSVKTVAFDKTGTLTAGKPRVTDVVSRTLHQNEVLRLAAAVESGSSHPLAKAITDAARHSRLEVPMARDAQAVPGKAVTATVEGRTLMVSSPRHAATLTTLPPELSTATEAFEKQGRTAVVLLDDSGPLGVIAIRDEPRPDAREAIAGLRALGVNTVMLTGDNARTGAAIAGDLGMDVQAELLPEDKLRVIAALKAQGGVAMVGDGINDAPALAQSDVGIAMGGGTDVALETADAALLQERVTGVTDLVGLSRATMNNIKVNIAFALGLKAIFLVTTLLGYTNLWMAILADTGATALVTANALRLLRWKGSRPAATRAAPPAPTPSRA